Proteins encoded in a region of the Trypanosoma brucei gambiense DAL972 chromosome 11, complete sequence genome:
- a CDS encoding FG-GAP repeat protein, putative, with translation MNRCNPISLISVLLLCCNACLAQTNWVNSTELHFKLPPKALRVTSLADWNNQNRVGFIGTWEDRASLVWYCSKEGGDDLYSVCWESAEFSEPIVSTIVADLNRDGVLDILVQGEGGSLFFIDGNNRSLTPAAIETGGPLNYDSTIPQISIVNVDGTCGLSDIAFVDTNGSLIVLSATTETSKDGMCRGEGLPTFEPEEFVTGEKGVREVVPLSIISDDIDGDCVADLLYMVHTISTNIVEVYAFFPRTARHELLLTLSDANRYGFPSTADINGDGAPDLIFPLCRTEGELKVFGNCSAFNGVAVFQNNLQGSTSCRGSSCCTGHPYGFLKDPSSIFLLQDNANCGIDVSADFPLFIPNSRESPLILRAGDCDRDGYVDLLVPSTRGPLLIQSAANPNGTFLGCTPVDDALTDHSKKRSLPFGSATAFFATISGKGQLDIVLTYHGSEVVPLTLYVSHTPSLEQNYFLTGSALNGVGTGDPWGLYQPSAVHRFGWNDITMKKRWAYGSQMSRSQGHALQSPQLFFGLGRTFSYVQEYTVGILFRKDALYHRWSANLVPNSHVFTWMQPLASADRWRLQLYLAFATYKELLLIVLGTVLVSVGLLIALLRWRELRQDQRELKLR, from the coding sequence atgaaTAGGTGCAATCCTATCTCTCTCATATCTGTGTTGCTTCTATGTTGCAACGCCTGTTTGGCGCAAACGAATTGGGTCAATTCCACTGAACTGCATTTTAAGCTCCCTCCAAAGGCTCTGCGTGTCACATCGCTTGCGGACTGGAATAACCAAAACCGAGTAGGTTTTATTGGAACATGGGAGGATCGCGCGTCCCTTGTGTGGTACTGCAGCAAAGAAGGTGGTGATGACCTTTATAGTGTTTGCTGGGAGTCAGCCGAGTTTAGTGAGCCAATTGTCAGCACCATTGTGGCAGATTTGAATCGGGATGGCGTGCTGGACATTCTTGTTCAGGGAGAAGGTGGGtcgttgttttttattgATGGTAATAACCGCAGTTTGACACCGGCTGCTATTGAGACGGGCGGGCCACTTAACTATGATTCCACCATCCCTCAGATAAGCATTGTAAATGTGGATGGCACATGCGGTCTGTCCGATATTGCATTTGTGGACACAAATGGTTCGCTCATTGTCCTGTCGGCTACAACGGAGACGTCTAAAGATGGGATGTGCAGAGGAGAGGGTCTACCTACATTCGAACCGGAAGAGTTTGTGacgggggaaaagggggtaCGGGAGGTAGTTCCACTTAGCATTATCTCAGATGACATCGACGGAGACTGCGTCGCTGACTTGCTTTACATGGTTCACACCATCTCGACAAATATAGTTGAGGTCTATGCTTTCTTCCCGCGAACCGCTAGACATGAACTTCTGCTGACTTTATCAGATGCAAATCGGTATGGGTTTCCAAGTACTGCGGACATCAATGGCGATGGGGCCCCCGATTTGATATTTCCCCTATGCCGTACGGAAGGTGAATTAAAGGTCTTTGGGAACTGTTCTGCCTTTAATGGTGTTGCGGTATTTCAAAACAACCTGCAGGGATCGACTTCTTGCAGAGGCAGCTCTTGTTGTACCGGGCATCCCTACGGCTTTCTAAAGGATCCCTCATCTATATTCTTGCTTCAAGACAACGCTAATTGTGGTATCGACGTAAGTGCGGACTTTCCATTGTTTATACCTAACTCAAGAGAATCACCGTTGATCCTTCGGGCCGGTGATTGCGACCGAGATGGTTATGTGGACCTCCTGGTTCCCAGTACGCGCGGCCCGCTGTTGATTCAGAGTGCCGCGAACCCTAATGGGACGTTTCTTGGGTGTACTCCGGTGGACGATGCACTCACAGACCATTCAAAAAAACGGTCGTTACCATTTGGATCAGCAACGGCGTTCTTTGCCACGATCTCCGGTAAAGGTCAGCTCGATATTGTTTTAACCTATCACGGTAGTGAGGTTGTTCCACTGACCTTGTATGTTTCCCACACGCCATCACTGGAGCAAAACTACTTCCTTACTGGAAGTGCACTCAACGGAGTAGGAACTGGTGACCCATGGGGACTGTATCAACCCTCTGCGGTTCATCGCTTTGGATGGAATGATATTACCATGAAGAAGCGTTGGGCTTACGGGTCGCAGATGTCTCGAAGCCAAGGTCATGCGCTTCAGTCACCACAGTTGTTTTTCGGCTTAGGTCGCACCTTTTCATACGTCCAGGAATACACGGTCGGCATTCTTTTTCGTAAGGACGCTCTGTATCACCGCTGGTCAGCCAATCTCGTGCCAAATTCTCACGTGTTTACATGGATGCAACCACTGGCTTCTGCGGACCGGTGGCGCTTGCAGCTTTACTTAGCCTTCGCTACATACAAGGAACTGCTATTAATCGTGCTGGGAACCGTCCTAGTGTCTGTCGGGTTGCTTATTGCGTTATTAAGGTGGAGGGAATTACGGCAAGATCAGCGGGAGCTGAAGCTGAGGTAG
- a CDS encoding MRP protein, putative, giving the protein MKFSRVAIPGVKHVITLCSAKGGVGKSTCSVNVALALKNIGFNVGVVDADITGPSIPTMMGVDSSQVETYRVAGSDRFAPPTNFGVKVMSMGLIVPHDEAIAVRGPMVNKYIRALLFQTDWDELDYLVIDMPPGTNDVHLTITQEVVLRGAVIISTPQKIALVDVRRGIDMFAAVNTPIIGIVENMSYFKCTQCDTKHYLFGTGGVKATAEELGVPYLGEVPFQQRIMSDTDEGYPPALRGDRSLDAALPFYELAERIDTAVNALVAGNDGRKQTVETPTITFQ; this is encoded by the coding sequence ATGAAGTTTTCACGCGTTGCCATACCAGGGGTGAAGCATGTTATAACACTGTGTAGTGCGAAGGGGGGAGTGGGAAAGTCCACTTGTTCCGTTAATGTTGCGCTTGCTTTGAAAAATATCGGGTTTAATGTTGGTGTAGTGGATGCAGACATCACGGGACCGTCCATTCCTACGATGATGGGCGTGGACTCGTCCCAAGTGGAAACTTACCGCGTGGCGGGGAGTGACCGATTTGCACCACCTACCAATTTCGGGGTGAAGGTTATGAGCATGGGTCTTATCGTTCCTCATGATGAAGCTATAGCTGTGCGAGGACCAATGGTGAATAAGTATATCCGGGCCTTACTGTTTCAAACAGACTGGGATGAATTGGACTACCTGGTGATTGATATGCCCCCGGGAACGAACGATGTCCATCTCACAATTACACAAGAGGTAGTTTTGAGGGGTGCCGTTATCATTTCTACGCCACAGAAGATTGCCCTAGTAGACGTCAGGCGTGGCATAGATATGTTTGCAGCAGTAAACACGCCTATAATTGGGATTGTGGAAAACATGAGTTACTTTAAGTGTACCCAATGCGATACAAAGCATTATCTTTTCGGTACTGGTGGAGTCAAGGCGACGGCGGAGGAGCTTGGGGTTCCATACCTCGGTGAGGTGCCTTTCCAACAACGCATTATGTCAGACACAGACGAAGGATACCCGCCGGCACTAAGGGGGGACCGCTCTCTAGATGCTGCCCTCCCATTTTATGAGCTTGCCGAGCGTATTGACACTGCAGTAAATGCTCTGGTAGCTGGTAACGACGGGCGCAAGCAAACGGTAGAAACACCTACCATAACGTTTCAGTAA